GGGGGAAGTCCGAAGACGCCTCCAAGAACAGGAATTTGTATTTATCAATCACAGGGGATTTGAACCCAGGCGCAAGCTAAGGGGTTTTCCGGGCGTTTTCTTTTTCAAAACCGGCCCTCAGGGGCATTCGACACTGGAATTGGATGTCGTCCTGAAAAGCTGGGACCCCGCCACAAGACACACTGCCGAAGACGGCGTAAGGCAGGCTCATGAACTGTTGGACGCATTCTTCTCAACCCATGAAGACACAAAAAACATCAGGTTAAGACGAAACGGCAGAGTCGAGCCGGAGCAAAGGGAACTCCTGATAGGCTATGAGCGCGTCAAGGAAGCCATAGAAAAAGGCATGTCGGCAACAATCACGGATTCCCCGGAAGGCAGTGTCGCAATAACAACGGATTTTGAGCCGGATGCGCATGCGATGGAACGAACATACCAAGAGGAACGGGCACGAGCCGTGAGATTCAGGCCCGCCGACGAGGTTTTTGGGGAAGTCGTGGACCATTACCCTGAACTCAGTGCCCGATTGGCAGAGAAAAAACCGCACCGCCCAGGCAAAAAAACCGGTCCGCCGCACAATCGCCCATAACCCAGTTCACCCGAACGTGAAAGTGTACAGCTCAAACCCATTTCCTTTCACGTCGAAGACAAGGGTTTTTTCCGCGTAGTCCTGTGCGGAAACGAGATTGTACAGGCGCTGTTCGTTTACGTGCACTACAAAGTTTTCATCCTGCACGGCATCGTCCCCGGCGTTTTCCGTTGAAACCGGCTTTCCGCCAACCGAAACCGACAAAACCGAGCCGTTCGGCGAGCCCGCAACGATATTCGCGTTTTTCGCCTTGAATTTCAGCGCAACCTTTCCCGTGTCGGATTCAAGCTGCACGTTGTCGGAATTGTTTTTCCAGTCGCCTTCAAGGAAAACAAGGTTTGCGGAAAAGTCGCGGTTATCCGGAAATGAATAGGAAACCGTTTGTTCTGGCACGAAACCTTCCTCGTTGCCGAGGCCCTGCCGCGCAAAATCGTAGCCGAGGTAGATTTCGGGCGTGCCTATGCCGGCAAAATCGGTTTGTTCCGGGGGCATGCCGGCATCATCGGGGTTCATTTCGACCTTCGGCCCGTTTTCTGACAGCAGTTCAACTATCTGCTGTTCCGTTTCGTCATAGCCGCCTTCGCCGATGTGGTCGAAGCGGATTACGCCGCTCTTGTCAATCAGGTACTTGTGCGGCCACCAGTGGTTTTGGTATGCATTCCACGTCGCATAATCGCTGTCCAAAACAACGGGGTATTCGATTCCGAATTTTTTGACCGCCTCGCGCACGTTGCCGATGTTTTTTTCAAAATCGAACTCAGGAGTATGCACGCCTATGATTACAAGGCCCTTGTCGCGGTATTTTTTGTCCCACGCGGCAAGGTATGGAAGCGTGCGGATGCAGTTGATGCAAGAATAGGTCCAGAAGTCCACCATGACAACCTTGCCTTTCAGGTCTGCAACGCTTATGTCGGAAGAAGTGTTTATGTAGCCCGTAAGTCCGCGAAGTTCGGGCGCCTGCGGCCCGGACGCCCCCAAAACCGGTGCCGCGGAAGAATTGCCATCGGATGCGTTTCCGCCCGCCCAGAACGGCCTGCTTTTCGTCGACTCGACGACAAGGATTGCGCCGATTATTATGACCAGGACAACCGCGATTGTCACTGGATTGTTGGGTTTGATCTCAAAAGCCATTCCTATCCGCCCACAAGCATGTCCTGCGGCACCCACAGGTTTGCAATGACTCCGAGCTGGTTTGTGAAAACCAGTATGCCGAGGATTATCAGAAGAACGCCGAAAATGAGGTTGAACCATTTGAGCCACGGGCTGATGCGCTCGATGAAGCGTGTGGCGCGCGAAAAGAAGAAGCCCGCAAGAAGGAAGGGGATGCCGAGGCCGACCGAATAGGTCAGCATGAGCGGGAACGCGGTTTCGGGCTTTGTTGCCGCAAGCGTGAGGATTGTCCCGAGAATCGGGCCGACGCACGGCGTCCAGCCCACCGCAAACGCGGCACCGAAAAGAAACGAGAAACCGTATTGCGCGTTTCCGGACTTTGCCTTCTTGAGCTTCAATGTGTGCGGCGCCTGCAATGCGTCAATTTTTATTATGCCCAACAGCACGAGGCCGAAGAAGATTATCACGATGCCACCGACATATCCCAGATATGTGCGCACGTCGTACGCTACATTCAGGAGAACGCTTTGCAGAAGCACGCCAAGCAGTGAAAACACCACCGCAAAGCCCAGCACGAAGAGGATGCTGTTGAGGAAAATCTTTTTTCTCACGCCGGGCGCGTGCGCCTTCACTTCGTCAAGGCTTGTCCCGCCCAAAAACGTCAGGTATGCGGGAATCAGCGGGAACACGCACGGACTCAAAAAAGAGGCGAGGCCCGCAAGGAACGCTATCAAAAACCCGGGTTCAGCCATGCCATTTCACACCCGCAAAAATTCCGCCATTCGCAATGCAAACCATTCAATCCATCAGTTTACGGAGCCCGTGTTTTTTATTATCTCTTCCCTGCTCCACTGGCCCACGCCCCTCAGCAGAACCTCTTCGCTTGCATTGGTTATAATGTGCGTGTGCTGGTACGTTATGCCGAACTTTTTCGCAAGCGCCCTTTCGCTGTCATCGGTGTCGGAATCGTTATAGTTTACCTGGAAGGCAATCACTTTTCCGCCGTCAAGTTCCTGGAACGTGCTTTCAAGGACGGGTTTCTGCTGTGCGCACGTCGGGCACCAGTTCGCGTAAAACTCGAGGAAAATTATTTTCCCGCCAGCCTTTGCCTGCTCGTAGGCGGCCTGCGAGAACGGCACGTAAGACGAATTCTGCGTTGCGGCGCCGGGCATTGCGCCGCCATCACTGCCGTCAGCCGCGGGACCGCCCTGCATCGCGCCGCCGGAATCCGGTGCGGCGCTGTCCGCCTGCGTGCCGGAAGTTTGGATGCAGCCAAGAACAAATGCCATTGATGCCAGAAGCAGTGCCGCAAGAATTTTTCCGTGTTTTTTGCCCATTCAAAAAACCCCAAAAACCGCCTTTAAAAAAAGCGCTTCAGAAGGAAAGGTTTCGGGCGCCTTTAAAAGAGTTTTTCCAGTTCTCGCCAGAAAACTTCCCGGTTTTGTCCCGGAAATTCCGGTTATTCCCGCCATGTGACCCAGGAAAGCGCGGCGAGCGCGATTGTCTGCGCGCCAGAGAGAATGAATGCATGCTGCATCACTTCAAGCGAATAGTATGCAAGCATCGTGAAATGGAAGTAGGCCGCAAGCATGTTCTGGATCAAAAGAAAGGCCGCAAACATTATGAGGCCCAGGCTGAAAGCGCATTTCATCTGCCGGTAGTTCTGCACGTAAACCGAGAGCAGGAACACAAGCAGCAGGATGTTCGCAATTTCAAAGAAAAACGCAAGCGCCATAGCTACAACAATCAACGCTGTTCCTGATTTTTAAAGTTTTTTCCCAATTGGGTCCAGATTTCCGCAAAAACCTCGCACTGTTCGTCGGTGAAGGCCGGAAAGAACAGCTCGCCGTATTTGTCCATGCTGCTTGTTACCCAGTTGTGCTTTTTCAGGACGTCAAGGTGATGCCTTGCGGTCTTGTAGTCGACGCCCAGCCTTTCCGAAAGCTGGTTCGGATTCAGGGGCCGGCCCATTAGCGAATGCATTATTTTTGCGCGCATCGGCCCGCCGCGCGTGGCACCAAGCAGATACCAGACATTGCGCCTGAAAAGCCTTGAATCATACAGCATTCCGTTTCACCAGAAGCAAAGGCCGTTAAAACCAAGCCTTTTAAAGGTTTTATGACGAAAAAGCTTTTTATATGAATTGTAATTCATATTTTTCAGGCAGGAGAAGCTTATGACGAAATCCACGACAAAAAAAGGGCACGCCAAAACAAAAACCGAAACTGTCCGGATTGACAAGAACTGGACGGTCGGCGACATTGTAAGCAGGTTCCCGTCCAGCGCAGAAATCATGCTGGGCCACGGCCTGCACTGCGTCGGCTGCGGCGTTGCGTACTGGGAAACCCTTGAACAGGGCGGAAAAGGCCACGGCATGTCCGACGAGGAAATAGGACAGATAGTCAACGAAATCAACGCCGCGGCAAAGGACATGAAGACCAGCTCGGACGGCGAATCGCTCACGGTTACAGGAAAAGCCATTGCAAAGATAAAGGACTTCCAGGAAAAAAACGGCCACAAGAAAGGCCTGCGCATCGGCGTTGTGGCCGGCGGATGCTCCGGCATGACCTACAGGCTTTCATTCGAAGACAAGCCCGTCGAAGGCGACAGGGAAGTTGAAATCGACGGCGTCAAATTCTTCATCGAAGGCAGGAACTACGGCATGCTCAAAGGCATCACAATAGACTTTTTGGAATCACTGCAGGGCGCCGGCTTCAAAATCAACAACCCGAACGCAACCAAAAGCTGCGGCTGCGGGGAAAGCTTCGGCTAGCCGGTTTCGCCCGGCTGGTTCGACGCACTATGCTCGTTTCACTCGCATAGCGCTGCACCTGTTGGCGGGACGTCACGCCCGTCTGGTGCGAGTTGAGGGACCTCGCTTTGCTCAGCCCCTCTGCCTGCTTTTTTATTTAAAGCGCTTAAGTTATTGGTTTAGCGGCTCTGAAAAAAATTCTAATTCAAGTTGCATAGCCTTGCGGTAGGCATTCCGGGTTTTATCGGAATAATCCGCGGTTTCATCGAGTA
The sequence above is drawn from the Candidatus Diapherotrites archaeon genome and encodes:
- a CDS encoding thioredoxin family protein, with the protein product MGKKHGKILAALLLASMAFVLGCIQTSGTQADSAAPDSGGAMQGGPAADGSDGGAMPGAATQNSSYVPFSQAAYEQAKAGGKIIFLEFYANWCPTCAQQKPVLESTFQELDGGKVIAFQVNYNDSDTDDSERALAKKFGITYQHTHIITNASEEVLLRGVGQWSREEIIKNTGSVN
- a CDS encoding iron-sulfur cluster assembly accessory protein, translating into MTKSTTKKGHAKTKTETVRIDKNWTVGDIVSRFPSSAEIMLGHGLHCVGCGVAYWETLEQGGKGHGMSDEEIGQIVNEINAAAKDMKTSSDGESLTVTGKAIAKIKDFQEKNGHKKGLRIGVVAGGCSGMTYRLSFEDKPVEGDREVEIDGVKFFIEGRNYGMLKGITIDFLESLQGAGFKINNPNATKSCGCGESFG
- a CDS encoding winged helix-turn-helix transcriptional regulator, which produces MLYDSRLFRRNVWYLLGATRGGPMRAKIMHSLMGRPLNPNQLSERLGVDYKTARHHLDVLKKHNWVTSSMDKYGELFFPAFTDEQCEVFAEIWTQLGKNFKNQEQR
- a CDS encoding thioredoxin family protein; protein product: MAFEIKPNNPVTIAVVLVIIIGAILVVESTKSRPFWAGGNASDGNSSAAPVLGASGPQAPELRGLTGYINTSSDISVADLKGKVVMVDFWTYSCINCIRTLPYLAAWDKKYRDKGLVIIGVHTPEFDFEKNIGNVREAVKKFGIEYPVVLDSDYATWNAYQNHWWPHKYLIDKSGVIRFDHIGEGGYDETEQQIVELLSENGPKVEMNPDDAGMPPEQTDFAGIGTPEIYLGYDFARQGLGNEEGFVPEQTVSYSFPDNRDFSANLVFLEGDWKNNSDNVQLESDTGKVALKFKAKNANIVAGSPNGSVLSVSVGGKPVSTENAGDDAVQDENFVVHVNEQRLYNLVSAQDYAEKTLVFDVKGNGFELYTFTFG
- a CDS encoding cytochrome C biogenesis protein; the encoded protein is MAEPGFLIAFLAGLASFLSPCVFPLIPAYLTFLGGTSLDEVKAHAPGVRKKIFLNSILFVLGFAVVFSLLGVLLQSVLLNVAYDVRTYLGYVGGIVIIFFGLVLLGIIKIDALQAPHTLKLKKAKSGNAQYGFSFLFGAAFAVGWTPCVGPILGTILTLAATKPETAFPLMLTYSVGLGIPFLLAGFFFSRATRFIERISPWLKWFNLIFGVLLIILGILVFTNQLGVIANLWVPQDMLVGG